TGGTGTTTTGCCCTTCCAAGAGGGGCCAGCGCACCAGTCCCGCGTACCCGTACATCGGGGTGAAACGAGCAATATCCAGCATGGTCCCGCTCAACGGCAAGAACACGTTGCCAAAGAACGCGAAGAACACCATGGTGCCGCTGGCCACGCTGATAGCCGTTTCTGATTTAAAGCTCATCCCCACACCCAGTCCGTAGAGCGCGAAGAGGGCCGACCCGGCAACAGCAAAGACGTAACTGAGCAACCAGATCCGCCAATTGTCAGCTCTGGCCCCGGTGGCCGCACCCACCACAAACACCGCGGCTGCCGAGGCGGCAGCGACAATCAGCGCTACGCCGACCTTCGCACCGACGAACCCGATCGGTTTCATCGGTGTCAAGGCGATCTGCCGGCCCCAGCCCAACAGCGATTCGGTGGCAGCCGTGCCGGCAATCGCCGTAGTGGCCACGGCTGCCCCATAAGCCGCCATGGAAGCCATGATGTAAAACTTCACATTGCCGCTCCCTGCGGGCTGATCCCCACCACCGAACATGTTCCCAAAGAGCAGGTACATGACCGCGGGCAGGCCAATGGTGAACATCAGATTCCCGACATCGCGGGTTTGGCGGAAGAGTTCAATGCGCACATAGGTGGGGTTCATGAGGTCACTCCGGTCAATTCCATGAAGGCGGCATCCAGGGTTGGTGCCGTGATTTCCAGGTCGGTGGCTGCCAGTTCACCCAGCAACAGCCGTGCGGCAGCGTCGGAGCCGGGCCCCGTCACAAAGATCCGCTGCCCCGCGAGCCGCACCGAGGTGACCCGCTCCAGTGCGCTGAGGGCAGCCACTGCGTGGTCGGTGGGCAGGCCTGCCGGGAGCGTGGCACTGACAACCCGTCCCCCGGTTGCCTCGCGAAGCTTCGCGGTGGGTCCGTCAACGAGCACCTTGCCGGACCCGATGAGCACGGTGCGCTCGGCAAAGTCCTGCGCCTCTTCCAGATAATGGGTGGCGAACAACACGGTGCGCCCCTCGAGGGCGTCAGCCCGCATGGTGTCCCAAAATGCGTGCCGGGCCGCAACATCCATGCCCGCGGTGGGTTCATCCAGGATGAGCAGGCGCGGATCGGGCAGCAGCGCCAGAGCA
This genomic interval from Arthrobacter sp. PAMC 25486 contains the following:
- a CDS encoding ABC transporter ATP-binding protein, which translates into the protein MQTKTHKHLAAAATSEPAPALKLEAVRKSFRTAQGPVQAVAGIDLSVGTGEIVAFLGPNGAGKTTTIDMMLGLTAPTSGTVSVFGKSPRAAVEAGDVSAVLQTGGLLRDLTVRETVTAIAALHGARDRIDSVMERTDITSLAKRKVSKCSGGEQQRLKFALALLPDPRLLILDEPTAGMDVAARHAFWDTMRADALEGRTVLFATHYLEEAQDFAERTVLIGSGKVLVDGPTAKLREATGGRVVSATLPAGLPTDHAVAALSALERVTSVRLAGQRIFVTGPGSDAAARLLLGELAATDLEITAPTLDAAFMELTGVTS
- a CDS encoding ABC transporter is translated as MNPTYVRIELFRQTRDVGNLMFTIGLPAVMYLLFGNMFGGGDQPAGSGNVKFYIMASMAAYGAAVATTAIAGTAATESLLGWGRQIALTPMKPIGFVGAKVGVALIVAAASAAAVFVVGAATGARADNWRIWLLSYVFAVAGSALFALYGLGVGMSFKSETAISVASGTMVFFAFFGNVFLPLSGTMLDIARFTPMYGYAGLVRWPLLEGQNTTPGAPADSIWLLLTNLVAWALLFAILALWALRRSRARR